In the genome of Armatimonadota bacterium, one region contains:
- a CDS encoding zf-HC2 domain-containing protein, which yields MSEPTGSQQRPSMDCEEVKDLLYLYVSGELDDEEAAAVEDHLASCPDCQLARDEHAVLLKTLPAGFSNRRLFYYAKNV from the coding sequence ATGAGCGAGCCCACCGGATCTCAACAGCGACCTTCGATGGACTGCGAAGAGGTCAAAGACCTCCTCTACTTGTACGTCTCGGGCGAACTCGACGACGAAGAGGCTGCCGCCGTCGAGGACCACCTCGCATCGTGTCCCGACTGTCAGCTCGCCCGCGACGAGCACGCCGTCCTTCTCAAGACCCTGCCCGCAGGCTTCAGCAACCGCCGACTGTTCTACTACGCGAAGAACGTGTGA
- a CDS encoding RNA polymerase sigma factor, whose protein sequence is MTRLEELSGPSLWAVQFANGDRREEERLAVHVREFLRRRFLSLGLAAQDAEDLLQDCVALVFDTIDEFDVHRGNLDAWLSGYAKNVVRSWWRGSYSRKRRETVLCDGIETPDSSEPILAGSPALETALSDLSLIDQELLHMRFAFGYSFDEIARMSDLTPINARKRVSRAVETLRRNPGLREELGFVA, encoded by the coding sequence ATGACGCGATTAGAGGAGCTTTCAGGGCCGTCCCTTTGGGCGGTCCAGTTCGCCAACGGGGACAGGAGGGAAGAGGAGCGGCTGGCCGTCCATGTCCGCGAATTCCTTCGGCGACGATTCCTGTCACTGGGCTTGGCCGCCCAAGACGCCGAGGACCTTCTTCAGGATTGTGTCGCGCTCGTGTTCGATACGATCGACGAGTTCGACGTCCACCGCGGCAACCTCGACGCGTGGCTCAGCGGTTATGCGAAGAACGTCGTCAGGTCGTGGTGGCGCGGGTCGTACTCCCGGAAGCGCCGCGAGACCGTGCTTTGCGACGGTATCGAAACCCCGGACTCTTCAGAGCCGATCTTGGCGGGATCGCCGGCTCTAGAGACCGCACTGTCGGACCTGAGTCTCATCGACCAGGAACTGCTTCACATGCGTTTTGCGTTCGGCTACTCCTTTGACGAGATCGCCCGAATGTCGGACCTGACGCCGATCAACGCGCGAAAAAGGGTGTCCCGCGCAGTGGAAACGCTTCGTCGGAACCCTGGCCTGCGGGAAGAACTGGGATTCGTCGCATAA